AGTATCCATCAACGAATTATACGCCGACCTGCAGCGGTAGCCAGGAAACGATTGTCACCAACGCATGGGCTGGAGAATATACGCTGGTAAACGTGCTGGCCAATAAAGTCTATACTTTTAAAAGCTCTGTCGCGACTGATTATATTACCATCGCGAGTACAGACGGGTTGACGATTTACGCTACAGGAGTTTCACCGGTAGTCTGGACTTCGAATGCAGTAGCGGGAACGATAAAATATTTTTTCCATACCGGATCGGGTTGCGGGACATTGCAGACGAGCAGAATCAAGTACATTACCTGCGCCGATCCCTGCAACAATGATCCTTCAAACCTGGCGGCAGGAAATGTATATGCTACAAGCGCAACCCTATCGTGGACGGCTCCGGTTGTCGCTCCGGGACTCGATTATCAATATTATGTAAGCACGTCGACAACCGCGCCAACTGCAAATACATCACCCACGGGATCTGTAAATGCAACACTTACATCAGTAGCATTAAATAACCTTTCCGTTACGACGACATATAATTATTGGGTACGTTCCAGATGTTCAGCCACTTCAGTCGGCAACTGGATTCCAGGAACAGCATTTACGACTACAGGTTGTAACGCACCTGCAAATATTAATGTCAGTAATATAACGGCTGGCAGTGCTACACTATCATGGACGGCGCCTGCTTCATTGCCGGAATTTGGATATGAGTATTACTACAGTACTACTAATGTGGCTCCAGTAGCGGGAACATCACCATCTGGCAGCATCAGTTCGGGTGGTACTATTGCAGCTTTGGACCTGCTTCCGGACAGTACTTATTATGTATGGATGCGCTCAAGATGTGGTGGATCGGTATATGGCAGTTGGGTATCGGCAGGAAGTTTTACGTCTTTAAGCTGTAACCCACCGACGGATGTTTCTATCCGGTCCGTTTATGAAGGATTTCTTGTAGTGCAATTCGTAAGGCCGGCCGTTGTTCCTGAAGGATATGATTATTATGTCAGCACTGCAGCTACAGAACCCACTGCATCAACGCCGAAATCGGGCATTTTTTACATGAGTTCAGTCGATGAGGGTTATATATTCGACCTGCTGCCTGACACGACGTATTATGTGTGGATGCGTTCGAACTGCGGAAACGTTTCAAAAGGCGCGTGGATTTCTGCTGGATCGGCTACAACGCTGAGCTGTATGCCACCGACTGGCGTGAGTGTGGCCAATGTATTTTCAAGCACCGCGGAACTTTCTTTTCAAGGTCCGAGTATCGCACAGTATTATTACAATACTACTGGCGTTGCGCCTGATACATCAACCCAATATTCAGGTTTGGCTTTCCAAAATCCATACACAATAACGGGGCTAACACCTTCAACTACATATTATCTCTGGGTACGTACTTATTGCGATACTTATGCTTACAGTGATTGGATTGCCGTCGCTCCGTTTACGACTGAAGAAGGCAGGGAAGTTATGGGCACCTTTGTGAATAATACGACAGGAAGTACGACTTCATTTAATCAATCCGATTCGGTAACCTTTACATTCGGCCTGGCGACACCTGCTTATTGGGCAGGGTCCGGAAACTTATATGTATGGGCTTATTCTTCAGATATGGCTCAGGGCAACTTCCAGCCTTCGCCAAATAACGGCGCATTCGATGCCCCGCTGCCGGCGAGTACTTTGACCCTTAATCCAAATGGGACATATTCGATTACATTAAACCCTGTAAGCAGCTATTTTTCGAATCAGCCTTATATCGGGCGACTGGATTTTATCGTAAAGAATGCCAGCGGCAGCAAATTCAGTGCGCCAAACTATGCAGTGTTGGTTAATCCTGTACCAGCACCAACGGCCTTGAATCAATTATTCTGTTCACACGCAACAGTAGCCGATCTTGTGGCAACCGGCCAGAACATAAAGTGGTTTACAAGCGGCGCAGGTGGAACGTCGTTGGCGCTATCTACCCCATTAACAACAGGTGCTTATTATGCTTCACAAACGATAAACGGTAATGAAAGTCTGGGACGTGCCATGATTACCGTTACGGTTAATGAAGTATCGCTTTCGCCTGATTCGGCTACCCTTTGCGGCGATATGATCCAGCCGCTCACGGTAACCGCTGCCAACACGACAATCGTACTTAAAATAGGCACAGAAACACAAAGTAACGTCAATTATACACCTTACCAGGGTTATTGGGGAGGCGCAAGGTCGCAGGCAATTTATACCGCGGCTGAACTTGGTGCTATCGGATTGCAGGCAGGAAGTCCGATCAATTCCATAGGATATAAACTACAAAGCGGAACACCTATCCAGCTTAGTAATTTTACGGTTAAGGCAGGATTTACAACCGCATCGCTATTGCCAGGTTATATCGAAAGCCCTGCTTATACCGTCTTTACCGATGCCACATATGTACCAGCCACAGCAGTTGGTAATGTCGATTATATCTTATCCACACCTCTCATATGGGACGGTACCTCAAATTTACTGGTTGAAACCTGTTATAACAACAATAATAACGGGGGGACTGCTGCAAATAATTTAAGTGTCGAGTCTTCGTCAATTTCCACACAGCTTTATAAGCACAGGAAAATCGATAATGAGCCGAGTATCTGCACCATCACATCAACTGCAGAGATGACGCTAAGGCCAAACCTTCGATTAGGTACGACCTTTACCCCGATAATCAGCTGGTCACCTGCTAATGGATTGTATTCTGATGCATCTGCAACCATACCTTACACCGGAGAAAGCCTGAAAGTTGTTTATGTGAAAACAACTACGCCTTCCAGTTATAATGTGAATGTAACCACGGCGGGTTGTACGGCAACCTTCACGGCGACGATTGATGCTCATTTTACACCTGCTCCTGAGTCCGGCAAGCAATATTTCTGTTCAGGTGCGACTGTAGCCAATCTCGTTGCTACGGGAAGCAATATCAAATGGTATGACGCTGAGAATAACGTACTGAATTCAAGCGCATTATTGCATACAAGCGTATATTATGTTACACAAACTGCACACGGATGCGAAAGCACAAAAGCTGCGGTATCGGTTATTATCAACGATACCCCCGCGCCAGAAGTTGCCGCGCAGTCATTCTGTTCTGAAGCAACTGTGGCAGATTTGGTTGCCACAGGAACCGGGCTTCAATGGTTTGACAATGCCAATCATGTTCTGGCGTTGACTGAGATTATTCATACCGGGATTTATTATGTATCACAAACAGGCCATGGCTGTGAAAGCCCGAAAGCTGCATTTGCTGTAACGGTTAATGTTACCGCTGCTCCTGTTGCTGAAAATCAGGTTTTTTGTAATGCTGCGATTGTAGCAGATCTTGCAGCAGCAGGTGATAATATCAAATGGTATGATGCGTCAAATCATATTTTGAATGCTTCCGATGCATTGCAAAGTGGTATTTATTTTGCCACACAAACCCAAAATAACTGCGAAAGCGACCGAACCATGATCACCGTTACGGTAAACACTACGCCTGCGCCGGTGGTTGAAAACCAAACCTTCTGCGGTGCGGCATTGGTTTCAGATTTAATAGCTTCGGGTTCTGATTTAAGATGGTATGATGCTGAAAATAACGTTTTGGCAGCGAATCATAATCTCTCAACCGGAACGTATTATGTTTCCCAGACAGCACATGATTGTGAAAGTGAAAAAACGGAAGTGACCGTGACCGTCAATATTACAGTCGCACCTGTAACGTCAGCTCAGACTTTCTGCTCAGGGGCAACCGTTGCCGACTTAATAGCCACAGGAAATGACATAAAATGGTATGACAATAACCATATGCTTTTATCTGGAAATACTTTGCTCGTGACCGGTACTTATTATGTTTCTCAAACAGCCCACGCTTGTGAAAGTGAAATGACTGCTGCAGTGATTATGGTAAACCCAAACACTACCACCTCTGAAATGGTCACTGCCTGCGATTCCTACACCTGGAACGGGCAGTCCTACACTCAAAGCGGTGACTATACCCATACCAGCACCAATGCTTCAGGCTGTACACATATTGCAAATCTCCACCTGACGATCAACCACAGTACAACGATTTCCGAAACGGTAACAGCCTGCGGATCATATGCATGGTATGGGACTACTTATACTGCCAGCGGCGATTATACCCATACGGGTACCAACAGCTCAGGCTGCACTGAAACCGCCACGCTGCACCTTACGGTAAACCATACGCCTGCCCCGACGGCAAGCTCACAGTCGTTCTGCAGCGGCAGCATCGCAAACCTGACGGCTGCAGGTACCAACATCAAATGGTACGGCACCGCTTCGGGCGGCACGGCCCTGAGCACCGATACGGCCCTTGAACAGGGTACCTATTATGCCACACAAACCATCAACGGCTGCGAAAGCCCAAGGACTTCGGTAAGCGTTACGATCCAGGTAGCCATGCCATCGGCGCCGTCACCGCAAACGTTCCTTTGCGGTGCGAGAAGGACCAACCTTTCGGCTACAGGCACTACACTGAGATGGTATACCACCGCCACGGGCGGCACGGCCATGGCCTCGGCAGACCTGCTTGCCACGGGCACCTATTATGTTACCCAGACCATCGACGGCTGCCAAAGCTCGAGAAGGGCAGTGGAAGTGATCATCAACACGATCGCCCCACCGACGGCAAACGACCAGACCTATTGCTATAATGGCACCGTAGCGAACCTTATGGCCACCGGCACCGATATCAGGTGGTATGCCACGGCTACGGGCGGTACGGCATTGGCCACCACCACGACGCTAACCGCAGGCACCTATTACGCATCCCAGAAGACAGGCACTTGCGAGAGCCCAAGGACACCAATCAATGTGACGCTTTCCGGACCTGCACTCCCTGATGCGGCCTCACCACAGACCTACAACTGCGGTGCAAGGAGGACGAGCCTTACCGCTACGGGTACCGGACTCAAATGGTACACGACCGCCACGGGCGGCACGGCCATGCTGTCCTCAACACAGCTTGTTGCCGGATCGTATTATGTAAGCCAGACGATTGACGGCTGCGAGGGTGCGAGACGGGAAGTACAGGTAACGATCACATACCCGACCCCACCTACGGCATCCACACAGGTGTTCTGTACGGCGGCCACGGTGGCGAACCTTTACGCCACGGGCACAGGCGTCAAATGGTATGCGACAGATACGGATACCACACCTTTGGCATCATCCACACCGCTTTCCAGCGGGACCTATTACGCTTCACAGACCAACTCGATGGTGTGCGAGAGCACACGCACGGCGGTACAGGTGATCACGGGCGGCGCCCCTATGCCTGATGCCCCATCACCACAATCGTTCGTCTGCGGAACGAAGAGGCCGGCCCTTACGGCAACGGGCAGTTCATTGCTTTGGTACACCGTACCGACTGCAGGCACGGCACTGTCCTCAACAGCAGTGCTTGTCACGGGGACTTACTATGTGAGCCAGACCCTCAACGGCTGCGAGAGCACCAGAAGGTCGGTATCGGTAACGATCACGAACCCTGCGGCACCATCGGCATCGGCACAGACCTTATGCTCTGGATCCACAGTGGCTAACCTTACGGCAAACGGCACCGGCCTTAAATGGTACAGCACCCCGACAGGCGGCACGGCGTTGGCTTCTACGGCTCAGGTTACCGCCGGGACTTATTATGTATCACAAGGTTCGGGCAGCTGCGAGAGCGAGCGTACTGCGGTAAGCGTGGCAATCAATACCATCGCCA
This genomic stretch from Flavobacterium pallidum harbors:
- a CDS encoding RCC1 domain-containing protein; the protein is MRTKITSFLLFTLLFISTSYSQCWQSVTAGYESSAAIKPDGTLWTWGWNGFGQLGLGNTTNVTTPVKVGSATWKMVSMGTESTSSAYAMAIQTNGTLWAWGGNGQGELGIGNTVQQNSPVQVGTATNWKYVYAGLNHTVAIKTDGTMWAWGRNIYGQLGDGTNTNRLSPVQVGTATNWKMAALGGSNTFALKTDGTIWACGDNAGYYGNGTTTNSNIPVQIGTATDWQSISRTMGTILAIKTDGTLWGWGDNNYGELGIGSTATVSYTPVQVGTATWTSVYAAWGSSFGIKTDGTLWAWGDNTKGQLGDNTTVNKLSPVQVGTTNNWASMGTGLTYTFGIKTDGSMFAWGANQMSQLGLGNTTEYHVPTTINCTGCATAAEGLYPTATFTPACTGSQETITADAWAGEYSNVNVVANRSYTFNSSVTTDYVTITNAAGSTIYISGSVPLTWFCATSGTIRYVLNTNASCGTQQTSRTRYITCNDVSCTTPVTALTANNIASNSATISWTAPSPAPPLGYEYFYSDVNATPGANPSGLGGVGAGVLTKTLTGLTTGVRYYYWVRTKCTSTIKGSWVSGGSFVPTENPPCLNGTQYPSTNYTPTCSGSQETIVTNAWAGEYTLVNVLANKVYTFKSSVATDYITIASTDGLTIYATGVSPVVWTSNAVAGTIKYFFHTGSGCGTLQTSRIKYITCADPCNNDPSNLAAGNVYATSATLSWTAPVVAPGLDYQYYVSTSTTAPTANTSPTGSVNATLTSVALNNLSVTTTYNYWVRSRCSATSVGNWIPGTAFTTTGCNAPANINVSNITAGSATLSWTAPASLPEFGYEYYYSTTNVAPVAGTSPSGSISSGGTIAALDLLPDSTYYVWMRSRCGGSVYGSWVSAGSFTSLSCNPPTDVSIRSVYEGFLVVQFVRPAVVPEGYDYYVSTAATEPTASTPKSGIFYMSSVDEGYIFDLLPDTTYYVWMRSNCGNVSKGAWISAGSATTLSCMPPTGVSVANVFSSTAELSFQGPSIAQYYYNTTGVAPDTSTQYSGLAFQNPYTITGLTPSTTYYLWVRTYCDTYAYSDWIAVAPFTTEEGREVMGTFVNNTTGSTTSFNQSDSVTFTFGLATPAYWAGSGNLYVWAYSSDMAQGNFQPSPNNGAFDAPLPASTLTLNPNGTYSITLNPVSSYFSNQPYIGRLDFIVKNASGSKFSAPNYAVLVNPVPAPTALNQLFCSHATVADLVATGQNIKWFTSGAGGTSLALSTPLTTGAYYASQTINGNESLGRAMITVTVNEVSLSPDSATLCGDMIQPLTVTAANTTIVLKIGTETQSNVNYTPYQGYWGGARSQAIYTAAELGAIGLQAGSPINSIGYKLQSGTPIQLSNFTVKAGFTTASLLPGYIESPAYTVFTDATYVPATAVGNVDYILSTPLIWDGTSNLLVETCYNNNNNGGTAANNLSVESSSISTQLYKHRKIDNEPSICTITSTAEMTLRPNLRLGTTFTPIISWSPANGLYSDASATIPYTGESLKVVYVKTTTPSSYNVNVTTAGCTATFTATIDAHFTPAPESGKQYFCSGATVANLVATGSNIKWYDAENNVLNSSALLHTSVYYVTQTAHGCESTKAAVSVIINDTPAPEVAAQSFCSEATVADLVATGTGLQWFDNANHVLALTEIIHTGIYYVSQTGHGCESPKAAFAVTVNVTAAPVAENQVFCNAAIVADLAAAGDNIKWYDASNHILNASDALQSGIYFATQTQNNCESDRTMITVTVNTTPAPVVENQTFCGAALVSDLIASGSDLRWYDAENNVLAANHNLSTGTYYVSQTAHDCESEKTEVTVTVNITVAPVTSAQTFCSGATVADLIATGNDIKWYDNNHMLLSGNTLLVTGTYYVSQTAHACESEMTAAVIMVNPNTTTSEMVTACDSYTWNGQSYTQSGDYTHTSTNASGCTHIANLHLTINHSTTISETVTACGSYAWYGTTYTASGDYTHTGTNSSGCTETATLHLTVNHTPAPTASSQSFCSGSIANLTAAGTNIKWYGTASGGTALSTDTALEQGTYYATQTINGCESPRTSVSVTIQVAMPSAPSPQTFLCGARRTNLSATGTTLRWYTTATGGTAMASADLLATGTYYVTQTIDGCQSSRRAVEVIINTIAPPTANDQTYCYNGTVANLMATGTDIRWYATATGGTALATTTTLTAGTYYASQKTGTCESPRTPINVTLSGPALPDAASPQTYNCGARRTSLTATGTGLKWYTTATGGTAMLSSTQLVAGSYYVSQTIDGCEGARREVQVTITYPTPPTASTQVFCTAATVANLYATGTGVKWYATDTDTTPLASSTPLSSGTYYASQTNSMVCESTRTAVQVITGGAPMPDAPSPQSFVCGTKRPALTATGSSLLWYTVPTAGTALSSTAVLVTGTYYVSQTLNGCESTRRSVSVTITNPAAPSASAQTLCSGSTVANLTANGTGLKWYSTPTGGTALASTAQVTAGTYYVSQGSGSCESERTAVSVAINTIAMPDAPSPQVFSCNVKRPALTAMGTSLLWYTVATGGTALSSTAQLATGTYYVSQTVDGCTSARRAVSVTVNATAPPAVSDQSLCQGKLVSDLTATGTALRWYAASSGGTPLAPSVQLTAATYYVTQTINGCESLRAASNVTLMPCAVRMPETAKDDTTSNEDIASAYHIRIFPNPTASVINIKSDGDFKVERVVILDSAGRVVLEQSGADQVDVSRFARGVYILQAFSGEQRYQAKFIKE